A single genomic interval of Macadamia integrifolia cultivar HAES 741 chromosome 6, SCU_Mint_v3, whole genome shotgun sequence harbors:
- the LOC122080640 gene encoding calcium-dependent protein kinase 26-like, with amino-acid sequence MAVAESNSISTTKAQPSSCYKVLSLSQIILDSSQTSRLEDRYVLGEELGLGQFGVIRVCSDKFTGEVFACKSIAKERLITLDDVRSVKLEIEIMTRLSGHPNVVDLKAVYEEEDHVHLVMELCAGGELFHRLEKHGRFFESEARVLFGHLMQVVMYCHDKGVVHRDLKPENILLATKAPSSPIKLADFGLATYIMPGQSLYGTVGSPFYIAPEVLAGGYNQAADVWSAGVILYILLSGMPPFWGKTKSRIFDAVRAADLRFPLDPWDRISASAKDLISGMLCTDPAKRLTAAQVLDHRWIKDYEHVAEEPYGRDCLGCRNMELSGSSFSAQFVARNQDFSFSSGSPLPGDAQPGNSPAFTCKSSFSSFFLGSAIPCTVSGGFSFTSRCESNGMEFFSPVQSIPSFSFFSPSPAVDKRNNSLCFTSNVSEFDAVQEGASLGKPLMLDSSACLGHEIGGMDHKPVEIRRGVVGTSTSRVLWIHSRRNHTIGLGERAQLDLMVTESVIRWASCTDLPSAASLRSSLVC; translated from the exons ATGGCTGTTGCGGAGAGCAACAGCATCAGTACAACAAAAGCACAACCCTCCAGCTGTTACAAAGTTTTGAGCCTGTCTCAGATTATCTTAGATTCAAGCCAAACCTCAAGATTAGAAGATCGATATGTTTTGGGGGAGGAATTGGGTTTGGGACAGTTTGGTGTTATACGTGTATGCTCGGATAAATTCACTGGAGAGGTTTTTGCGTGCAAATCCATTGCTAAGGAAAGATTGATCACACTAGATGATGTACGGAGTGTCaagcttgagattgaaataaTGACTAGGCTGTCTGGGCATCCAAATGTTGTGGATCTTAAGGCAGTTTATGAGGAGGAGGATCATGTGCATTTGGTGATGGAGCTTTGTGCCGGTGGGGAGCTTTTCCACCGATTGGAGAAGCATGGGAGGTTCTTTGAGTCGGAGGCTCGGGTTCTTTTCGGTCATCTTATGCAAGTGGTTATGTATTGTCATGACAAGGGTGTTGTTCATAGAGATTTGAAGCCAGAAAACATTCTGTTGGCCACAAAGGCCCCATCCTCACCAATTAAATTGGCAGATTTCGGTCTTGCAACCTATATCATGCCAG GCCAGAGTTTGTATGGAACTGTAGGGAGTCCATTTTATATAGCTCCAGAAGTATTGGCAGGGGGCTACAATCAAGCAGCTGATGTTTGGAGTGCTGGGGTTATCCTTTACATACTTCTCAGTGGGATGCCACCTTTTTGGGGGAAGACCAAATCAAGGATCTTTGATGCTGTTAGGGCAGCTGATTTACGATTCCCATTGGATCCTTGGGATCGCATATCTGCATCTGCCAAGGACTTAATCAGTGGAATGCTTTGCACAGATCCTGCTAAGAGGCTCactgcagcacaagttcttg ATCACAGGTGGATAAAAGATTATGAGCACGTGGCTGAAGAACCATATGGACGTGATTGCCTTGGTTGTCGGAACATGGAGTTAAGTGGCAGCTCATTCTCTGCCCAATTTGTTGCAAGGAATCAGGACTTCAGCTTTAGCTCCGGTTCACCTCTGCCTGGTGATGCCCAACCAGGCAATTCACCAGCGTTCACATGCAAatcatcattctcttctttcttccttggtTCTGCGATACCCTGCACTGTGTCTGGTGGTTTTTCTTTCACTAGCCGTTGTGAATCAAATGGCATGGAATTCTTTTCCCCTGTTCAGTCCATTCCAAGCTTTTCCTTCTTTAGCCCAAGCCCTGCAGTGGACAAAAGGAATAACTCGTTGTGTTTCACATCCAATGTATCAGAATTTGATGCGGTTCAGGAAG GGGCAAGCTTGGGGAAGCCCTTAATGTTGGATTCTTCTGCTTGCTTGGGGCATGAGATTGGAGGGATGGATCACAAGCCAGTTGAGATTCGAAGGGGAGTAGTAGGGACATCAACCTCTCGGGTGTTATGGATTCACAGTAGGAGGAACCACACGATTGGGCTTGGGGAACGTGCACAGCTTGATCTCATGGTGACTGAGTCAGTTATTCGCTGGGCATCATGTACAGATCTACCAAGCGCAGCATCACTTAGGTCATCCCTCGTTTGTTGA